aaactgtaccactgtagttgaggtcaagaaaaatATTCATGACCAAGTTATagtggtgtcatgacagccaattgttcaggctcatcacttaaaaaacctagaagataagtcaggccaaGCACAGTTTTacgtcaagttgtcatgacaatattgtaaacggattacattttcttgcctaatgtcaagttgtcatgacaaagacgccatcaaataatgtcatcttacctaatgtcaagttgtcacagtgatgacgctcaaacaatgtcaacttgacataacaaaaaccgaatgacacattatgacaacagtcataagcatcaataatgtgtcattaatgtgcatgacatgtgtcatgtcattcttatgacggttacatgacacccttatgtagaccccttcaaataaagtgttacccctTATTCTAATGATAACCCCTTTTtatgtttatgacacattcatgacagtgtcactGTTATGTaaataccttcaagtaaagtgtaaccgaATGGACTAAACATAATGCACATTAACACTTTAGTCTATCAGAATGGAAAGTTAAATGGCATTCTAAGCGGACATTCGGGTCAAAATGTGCCACGCCTGTGTCTCTTTTCAGGCAATTTATTCCCAGCCTGCGTGCTCATACTGTAGCAGTTGGTTTGGTCACTCGCTTTCAACCCATCACCTCCCCTAATATGCCTCATCTTAGGAGTAGCCTATAGGGGTGTACGCATGGATCCTGCTTGACTCCTGCACAGTAGATTCCTACACGATCCCTGCATATAACACACCATGATCCTAGCTAGAGACTTTGCCCCCCAGTGCTCCTGATGAGCAGGTTgtcgccttgcatggcagcctccatcaccggtgtatgagtgtatgtgtgtgtgtgtgtgtgtgtgcgagagagagtgtgtgaatgtgacagTGTATTTGTGCTTTGGGTGCTCACAGGAGTCtaagtgctatataaatgcagtccatttaccatttctTTCTTAAGAATAacaatgtgtgtgcaggtagcTATTTgtcattgaatttgaatttatcagtcaatgttatttttttcacaGAAAGTCAACATCTCAGCTCTGTGACTAAAGTGTCTATACAGAGAGGACAAACCATCACCATTCCATTCCTCTATACTCAGACGTACAAACATCACAAGAAAGTCTGCAATCGAGGAACTACACCCTATGGAGATTGGGATGCTGAAGTACAGAATGGAAATAAGAGGAGCACTCGGGTCATGTCCATGTCTGATGATGTCACCAACAACATTTTCACTCTGACTGTGAGGATGGATGTTGGAGTTCCATATCCTAATATGAATGTTAAGAAATATCATTGTAGTGTTGCAAGAGGTGGACCAACTAATGACAAAGAGTTCAGTTTGTTAGACGCAGGAGGTAAGATCTCCTCCTAACACAGCATGTCCAGCCTTTGTGTGTTCATTACAGTATTACtgtttacagtatttctgaaggTGCTGATTTCCTACCATGTCAGTCAGTGACCCTCAAGACCTACtgcaaatcagaaaaagttggggagttgtgcaaaatgcaaataaaacagAAAGTGATAATATATGGCTACATAAGTCTTGTAAACACATAGCAGCAAAAAGGccctagacaacatatcaagttgaaactgaaaatgttgactatatcatgaaaatctataccggtatgcagaggtggaaaactttcatttcaacatttatttaaaccagctcattctaattagcacaactcttcagctaggtagagcagcacATTACGTCAGTTCCTTTTAAACAAGCTCAGGCCCAGAtaagatgtactgtattgtatgTCTAAATACAATTTTCACTGTTGTATGGTAAAGTTTACACTAACATCTCTGAATCAAACTGTGCATAATGATTATCAGAGGTATTCCTGAGCCCATGCAATGATTTTCTTCACATAATTAGGTCTGGTTTtaatgcagtgccatctgaggtCGAAAAGACCATGTCCATTTGGGATTGTAGAAAGCAGACATTTCTATAATTGTTTTGAACTAAAATGTTCATTCTTAAAACCTCAGTGGCtatactgtaactctgctctTACTGGTGTTCTCAGGTACTCCAGAGCTCCATGTTCAGAATCAAACTGTATTTGGATATGAAGGTGGGGATGTGGATATAAAATGCCTCCATAGAAACCTCAGTGGAGAGAAGAAGTGGTGCAGAGTTGATGGATCTTGTCTGGAAGCTGGAGAAGTGGATGGCATGTCAGTGGAGACAGCAGATGTAGCAGGAGTGTTCAGAGTGACTCTGAGGAACCTCCAGGAGAAGAACAGCGGCTGGTACTGGTGCTCTGTGGGACAGTTCCAGATGCCTGTTCACATCACTGTCAGTAAGGGGACCATTCCTCACACCACCAGCATCACTGAGACAACTCCAACAACAGAGATGTCTCTCAGCACTGCAGATGGTATTTCATACGGTTAATGTCCCTGGCTTGTATTACAGAAATGGCATTCATATGTCACTTGTATTTACACAGCcacatttatttgattttgaccaatctgtcattatttatttaactcTGATGTTGATATACTAACTTCTTTCCCATCTCCCCAGGTGTCTCAAATAGCACTAGAAACACCCAGAAAGATCACATTAAACTGTAAGGTTTTTATATCCTTTTGATATTATGCAATGTTGAAATATGATCAGAATTGCACAATGTGTCAAATAGGTCAGGATATTGTATTTCATATCCACCTGAAATCTTAATAAATGCTCAGACCAGGAGGAAAGCCTTGATCTTACAATAACACAACAGTCAACATGATCAACACGTCTCTCTATAAGTGTTTAATAGTTTTCCTTTATATTTCCAGAGTTCTCTACTGTCTTCTGGGAGTTCCACTGCTGATCATTAGTGCTGTAATATGCTTCATACTAAAGAAACAGAGTATGTATGTACACAGTACTGATATATCTACACAATGTAGGTCTGGCCATGTGGTTTCACCTATATAGCCCTAGGGACTAGGAAGATAATATTGCGTTCAACCACACTTTGCAATGCATCCCCCACAACAACATTACTATTGCATGAACCAATGTGTAACTCAACATGAAGGCAATCAGAGaggttcaattcaattcaattcaaaaaactttatttatcccgaggggcaatttctccatgcaggcatacCGACACATAAGACGCACAACATATaacacaaacaagacaagacaaaaaagGTTTTATGGTTTGACAAAATGTTTCACTTATTATGATGAGTTTTAATTACAGCATTCTTAATGGTTGTTTCGTGGAATTCCATTCTGAAtgtattttttctctcttcagaGAACAAAAGAAGTCTTGGGACAGGCAGAAAGTCCAATCCTGAGGTAACTttacaaaaagcaaaaaaaaaaaagaacacacatatTTTTATATTACTTTTATATATCCAACTCCATGTCTTTTAAGACTATCCTGACTTGGactgctgtttttctttgtaGTCATCTGAACCTGAAGTCACATACACCTCTCTGAGTTTCAAGAAAGGATcaaaaaatgcaacaaaacaaGAAATATCTAGACAAGTAAAATGAGCATCTTACTGCCTGTTGATTATTATGTTATGTTGTCTgtatatctgtctctctatatAGGCTATCTATTTGTGTAGTTGAACTGTATGTATCTGTATATTATTTTTCTATCAGCCTATTGTTTGAACACAGTATCCATTCTCTTTCAGCACCACACCAGACACCAGGATGTGACATACAGTTCTGTTGCCTCACAAATGGTACAGCATATTGTCATATTAGATATAAAGTCTTCTGATTCCGTTTTCAGAGATTTTTCATGATATAACTGAGTGCATCATATTTGAGAACTACTGTATGAACTACAGGGTTTTACTTACACAAGGGAGTGGTATGGCTTGATTTTGTCTCTCAATAGGCTGGAGATGATGTCACTTACAGTCATGTTTCCCATCAAAACAGAAGCATAAGAAAGGTAAATCCAACCTGAACAAGCTCAAAATATTTAACATACATGAGaacctactgtatgtaattATTGGAACTGTAGGCCAacgtgtgtttttctgtgtacaGGCAATGAGGTATCCTGTAGCTGATGATGTTACCTACAGTGCTGTTTCACAAAAACATGCCCAGGTATGTTTGAATAGCCTATGGGGTTCTCATGCTTATTGaggcatgtcagtcatcatgaGCTGACGTATGGATATGTTGCCTGTTTTAACAAACCTTTTAGAAGTATGATTCTTTCTATCCATAGGTGTTTTATGGAATATTCCCAAAATGTATATGATCAGTTAATATATAGTGCACGGATACTGTGCAATTGAACACTGTATGGTCAGAAAAATGTAGGAAAGTTGCTACTCATTTGCACTGATCCACCTACAAATTGTGTAAATGAAGTCTTGCGATGATGTTGCAGTTTTCAGAGATTTTAGATAGTGTAACTATCATGAGCACATTATGAGTTGAGAACTGTGCCAAACCAACATAAACAACTGAAAGGAATATGAATCTACGGAGGTGTACAGTACTTACGCAAGGGAGTGGTGGGGGTGGATTTTCCTCTCTCAATAGGCTGGAGATGATGTCACTTACAGCCATGTTTCCCACCAAAACAGAAGCATAAGAAAGGTAAATCCAACCTGAACAAGCTCAATATATTTAACATACATGACAACCTATGTAATTATTGGAACTGTAGGCCAACGTGTGTTTTTCTGCGTACAGGCTATGAGGTATCCTGTAGCTGATGATGTTACCTACAGTGCTGTTTCACAAAAACATCCAGGTATGTTTGAATAGCCTATGGTGTTCTCATGTTTATTCACGAATGCCTTGGGTAGTATTCAAAATAAGTCCTTAAACCTCTTTTCTTGTTTGTAGCTTTGAAAAGCCAGCCAATGATGTGAATCTGGGAAAATAATCTCAAGTGGATATCACTGCATCTctctgctgcctcctcctcttgttCCTCTGTTTTTAGACCATTTGATTATGCCAGAACTACTGTAACTAGGTTTTTGTTACATCTATCATTGATAACTCTGTGAAGGTTGTCAATTAATAAATGAATGTCTACATGTCAATCAAGTGTAAaggagtaggcctatatgaggGTGCTTGAGATTACATGAAAGTGAGCCTTGTCTGtgtacaaacaccaacacatttGTGAAGGATTGTGTGTGgtacttttaaacaatctaacTGATCCTGTCAAGTAATTGCTGTAAATCATCTGTTTTTCATGAGCAATGGACGCTGTAAGTCATACAACTAACAACTTACAGTTCAGCCCTTAGATGTCATGTCTGACTCTTAAACAGAACATGATCTTGGAGGATGTCACAGTTTCACCCTCTTTTAGGAAGTACATCCTCTAATATATCCAGCCTCagtggaaaaacaaaacacatgatGATTTATGATTTATGATGATAATTGATTTATGATTGATGATTTATGTTCACATGTAGGTTATTGTATGTATccaggcctatgtgtgtgccttgtgCTATAACAGTTTTCCCCGTTTGTGCCTACAAAAACACGTGGCACAATTTCTGAAGCTTGTCATTCAAGGTCAAAAAGCTTAAAATCTGCAAAACTAGAAGCTGAATGATTATTGAAATCCTGATTTCTTATAGACTAGCATATAAAAACACTGAATAATTCACAAAATTCACAAAAACAACTTATTAGCACACTGTTAGAGGAAGAAGGGATTATTATAAAGTTTGAGTCCAGCAGTTGTTGGTTGTAATGGGAACagctgtgtggttttgtgtgtgtgtgtgtgtgcgtgtgtgtgtgtgtgtgtgtgtgtgtgtgtgtgtgtgtgcgcgcgcgcagtAGTGTGGCTCAGTTGAGTAGAAGTGTAAAACATATTCTGTGGTTAGATCATTGTGCTTTCAGGAGTGCAGGAGTAGTTTGAATACATCTATGGTGCTAATAGCAACAAATAATCTATCATTTGCCAATTATTACAATAATAGTGGCAGCTTAATAAGGTGCTGAAGTAGTTAGGCCTACTAATGACCTGAATAGTATGCTGAAAAATATAttgaatatataaaatataggtaacactttatattagcacacacatattcaccagtaattagctgcttactaacatgtatattagtagcatactagccatttgttagtcattataagtcactaattaataccttattcagcaagaccttattctacccttactagacccttaattaagaatttcccctatgtaagctcctaattaccccttattcatagttattaaataagttgctgcatatgaattatgacctaaatatgcatggctcagtatggggcttgtaaggtggtagtaccacaagaacagttattcgcaccgaatagtacttatcaaagatggtctattcaaatggaactagacactaaaccaccagtgctaatagtgtacaaataactaataattaagtctttgtaatgccaaatatgttccctattctaaagttgtgtctttgttcacatttaattcacaattcatttggcacttattaacccccatgtgttccctaaactaaagttgcctcctattcacacttattaactgtattacagcacatagtaggctacacaagaagcagacagctaagttagcacaaatacaaaatatataatgaatacgagatagcgagaaaggcgaacctggatatatttgtatgctaactttcttggctcctgagtactcaaaagtctcaaactcaaaactatttttttaagtgtgaagggtcacataaataagacttccggtgtgaataagttgtgggtttgctatttggtctactgtatgttgtatcaaattctctgttcttttccttacggacagcatcttattcttccctactgacctcaaacagcagagctaaggattgaatcacaccagatttctcctttagtatgaggcagtatacatacatgggggttaatagtgccaaattatttgtgaattaatagtgaacaaagatccaacttCATTTActtacataaaagttgcagtaagggatggagtagaagatggaaacaaattgacaagcgtgatttatttttgtggaaagaatgtgcaggactgagcggagGTCAAATTTAGTACCGCTTTGTGGTTCATCTAGTTGTTAAGAATAATCAAACTTGTACTCCACtttaccaggggtgccaataaatgtttatttgtacatttgtaaGTAGGCTTAATACGTGATAAATGGACAATACAGTGTCCCTTTTTCTTTAGATGTGCTGAATTAACTGCTAAAAGAGAGTAAACATAAGTCTGATGATtctgactggcctgcacagagtccggACCTCAACCccacagaacacctttgggatggattagagtggagactgagagccagtctcctagtccaacatcagtgtgtgccctcacaaatgtgcttctggaagaatggtcgataatccccataaacacactcctaaagctgttatagctgaAAAGAGTGGACTGATGTCGTATTAAACCCTacggattaagaatgggatcatttatataagtaggcctatatactgtaagttcatatgcgagtcaaagcaggtgacccaatacttttggcaatactGTATAGTGTAGTTTCTGGCCAGTCAAgtccatccacaccaaactctttcATTCATGTCTTATGGACCTTACTTTGTGCACAGGTGCACAGttatgttggaacaggaaggggacTGGAATAGAGGCATTTAGCCTACACTGCACTGGTTTGACAGACTTTGTCACCATGTTCTTCAACATGATAAACAGGCATATCACTAAAGCTGCAAAAGTTCTCAAATACTCCTAAAGAGAGAACTGAAACAAGaccatttttatttttgctgAACATATGCAAAAAAACAGAAGTTTCTTTTCATCTATTGTTTCTGTTATCTGAgataaatacatgtaaatgctGTTATGAGTATTTTTGGTCTTGACCTGCAATTCCAATCAAATAGTTGTTCATTATACAAgtaaaagacacagacacatgatatGCTTCATATCTGATATTTAAATTACTTACTTTAAACTACAACATGGCTAAAAAGCAGAAGTGTGTGGTCGTGTGAGGCTAGTCTCACTATTTTCTCCGAAAACTAGGAGGCTGTAGCATTTTGAGAAACAGAATTGTTGAAGCTGTGAAGCTGTTTATTCACACCTTTTTAAAAACAACTCATGACTCACTCTTAAAGCGCAGCCACAACTTTTATGATGACAGTATGGTTTTAAATATAATCTAAGGAGAGCCCAAGATGTTAACCCAACGGGAGGTGATTTTCTGCTAACATCAATGATCTGAACCAATCTTCTACAATCCTTTTTAGGGATATTTCCGTGGTCTCATGCACATCCAGAGAAAGTCGTCCACACTAATCCTTACGCATCATTTCGTGATTAATTATGGTTAATGTCTCTTGTTCTCCTTCAAAACCATAAGTTCTCTTTCAGTCGAGTTCACGCAACATTAACCAATGGGTACCACTGTGCCTCATTGGCGATGATGGGCAAGTGTTCACCTCACCAGATCCATTGAGGGCACACAACAAAGTCTAGAATGTAAGTGGACAACATAACACAAACATTCACTGACCGTGCTAGTGTCTGCCACACAGACAGCTTGGGAGTGGCAGCTTTGGTGGTGTGTAGTCAAGGGCGCGTCACCTCAGGCATCCTGCATGCACACTCTGAGTACACAGTGTGCATGCAGGCCTGTTTGTAACACAAGCAGAGTATTGATGGATGTTAGTATCCAGCCCTGGCAGAGCTCCATAACAGCAGTATGCACCCTCGAGTGCTAGGCATCCACACATGAGAGCTGTCTGCGCATGCAGTATACACAGCAACGTAACCCAAACAGCTAACTGGTTAGTAGCGGTGTCTGGTCATGGTGGATTTGTCGATCTGGATGAGAAGTGTTCACTTGCTGGCACAGATGAGGGTGGAGAGCTTAGGCATGGTACCGTGGTACAGTATATGCGGAGAGTGGTACAGAGTGCATACTGTAATAAGATAGAAATAGGAGTCTACCTGTGGTGGATCTGAGACCTGAAATGAGCACCTGGGGCTCCCAGGTGTAGGAGGAGAGCTCACTGATATGTGGCTGACAGAACCGAGCAGGCAGCCAACATGCGGGCCATTTCTCATCAGCACCAGCTGATATCCTGTCTTTGCTGAATTACCGAAGCTAAGCAGATgtgggcctggttagtacttggatgggagacatCCTTGGAAAGGTTGCTGCTGGAAGTGGTGTTGGTGGGCGCTAGTAGGTGGCACTCTTCCCTCTGGCCAAAAACATTGATCCCAATACCCCTGTGCAGTGACGCAGACACTGTAGGAGATGTTGTctttcagatgagatgttaaaCGGAGGTCCTGACTCACTATGGTCATTAAGGATCCCAAAGCACTTATTGTAAAGAGTAGGCGGTTCCCCAGTGTCATGGCTAAATTTCCAACCTGGCTCATCCAGTCTGGGCCCCTAATCATCCCCCAAAGTAatcctctcattccctccctcactctccacctcaagctggtgtgtgAGCGTTCTGGTGCATAACggctgccgtgcatcacccagaTGGATGCTACACATAGGAGATGcgggtggttagtgaggttcctgCATCACTGTGAAGAGCTCTGAGTAGTGTGAAAAGTGCTGTGTAAGTGTGATatggtgttgttgttatttcCAGGCTGTAAAAGCAGACGAAGGTGTTGCCCAAAGCTCAGCTCACTGATCAGTTCAACAGAAACACCCTCCCAAGCTGCCCAGGAGACAGCCACTCTCCACCTGGAGCGGGTTACATTATACTACatttattagtgggcttgctctTACTTCTTATTATTTATTCCTGTTCACCCACTTTTTGAACGAGCCTCTTCTCcttagagcgtttgagctatcgacgcggttccAACACTAAACATTCAGGTCCGATCCGGTGTAGCTTGCTTGTTAATTTCGAGTGGCTGTAGGTGGTTAGGAACAATATAGGCTATACAGAAATAAAGCAATACCACgctttttaaaatgataatGTTGTCTCTAATGCCTGTTATGCCAATGCAGCTGTGTGCCTCTTTACAATATAATCCATTAAGTCTAGACGTATAATGTAAATCCATCACTCATGAAAAGtgaaatgcacgcacgcacgcacacacttacaggctccctctactagcacgactgacaatttcactgcgtgctcttgcaggtcctcggacatgcacatttctagttcatttagcagacgcttttatccaaagagacttGCTCATCACAAGGGCAGttctccccagagcaactcagAGCTAAATGCTGTGCTCAAGGGCACCATGGTGGAGGCCAGGagttgaacccacaacttttcaggccaCTGCATGCCAGCCCAGCTTCTTGGCCAAAGGCCACTACACTTccaccacccactcacccaccagTGTTTGGGAGGATGCATACCTAAGGCACTGTATGGTAAGGAAATTGTCTCCAATAGCCAGTGGGAGTCTGCTTTGATAGGGCACGACCCAATGCCATACATACAATAGCATGTTTATTACTGGCATGCAGTGCTCTCACCAGACAGAGTTTGTGTAATGTCTACTTGGGATGGCTGAGTATCTTATACTAAAGAGTATTTTCCATCAACCAGTTACAGTAACTAGTGAGAGCCAAAATGTGTTAATCAGTGAGGGCCAAAACTGAAACATGGTGTATACTGATTagctattattatcatttctaCTGAAACTTGACATCAAAATATTAGAATATGCTCAATCGGCTTGCCCTTAGTGACATAGTGAATTCTGATGACAATCAAGCCTTGTTCTGGTCAGCACTGATAATGAAGAGGAACTTTACTTTCTTAGAATATAGTTTAATATTTATCTTATCTTGGTCTCTCACATGGGACCGTCTCCGCCTGTCCTCTTTATAAAGATGTGCGAGTATTGAGAGTAGCCTaatggctgaaacgtctgctcacCCTCAGTAAAATCCTCTTtagcaaagactttgtctactattttttcagagtgcgaaaccttcctgtctttttctttataaagatgacatacagtacaatgtcaACAGGATATAGATTTCAATTGGGTTATTACCAACTGACTCAACTCAAAGAACAGCCCTGGTTTATAGGGGAGCAGAGCATGCAACTGTGTGTAGTGCACACATTGAATGTGCAACACTGTAATGTTACATTGCATTTAATTGTGTATCAATttgatttcaatttcaatttaatttcacttatagagcgtcaaaacatcaacacatgtctcatggcgctttacagagtgttaaacattgaaGAGAGCCCATGATGACTCATACTCAGTTTTGGACTCTGAGTCCAGTGAGTCAGAACAACCATCACCTGTGGCCTAACGTTCAGCTGCCAAACTGGACAGCCAATAATGCCACAGGCCACACAGTGCAGCTCTTGGTGAGTGGTGAAGCATTTTAGCAGTGATATTTACTGACTTGGCCCGGTCATTTTGAacttctcacactcacactcatcctGACCTCAGGAGCTGAGGCCTCATGCCGGCAGAGTCTCCTTATACTTGTCCACTCCTGAGCTGATTAAGTCATTCTGAGTCAGCATGCTGATTtggtccgtgtatgcttcgttcatttgatattcaattgagaatccaaaataaaaaaaaaataaaaaaaaatgacttgttattttattattgtttatgaatgtgatacgaagtAGCAAAAACGCTTTGTTTGTCAGACTTttgatttcgtggtcagatcaaaagtagcctagtaggcctacatttaaaaaaacggactcagggccaaaactgattttgatatttatttttttccgattgctgtgacccggaaattatttattgacttTCATTGCCAGCTACTGCTTCTGTCAGACTACCAGTCTGAATATAACTTACCTTAATTTATAACTTAatacataggctatacacaATGTAACCTAAAACCCCTCAGTCGACAGTCTAGGTTTTTCTAATTTGAATGgtttgctctgcttgtgaatgaAGTTGTGGTGTACTTTTTGTTAAAATAgcctgtaggctatattatagCACATGTCTTTTCGTCTGAGTGGTTGTAGGCCTAGTGTAGTGATCATGGCACAGATATAAAATGCGGCCtgaaaacatagcctgaaaTCTGTGAAAACTCCTGCATGCAGCTGTTATGTTGTGAGCGGCACCGGCAAAAGAGGACTtaaactgccacctcgtggcaataagttgtaatacatttcaatGTGCGTAAATTAGGTGACCACTTCTAAGGGTGCCcaactaggcctacttccaTGCAATAACATGGTCTGATAGCCTACCACAGActaatcattaggctacttctataaTCATGGAGCAACGATTTGGGCGAACGCgatgttcaagaaaacaggcaTGACAAGGGAGATGATTTTCCTGATGATTCAACAACGAAACTGAGTTGCGCAAGTAGGCTAACCCAGTTTCTTGTTTGCCAGACAATAT
This is a stretch of genomic DNA from Sardina pilchardus chromosome 19, fSarPil1.1, whole genome shotgun sequence. It encodes these proteins:
- the LOC134065931 gene encoding CMRF35-like molecule 8, yielding MRPHLLFFMLLLRLCGLSESQHLSSVTKVSIQRGQTITIPFLYTQTYKHHKKVCNRGTTPYGDWDAEVQNGNKRSTRVMSMSDDVTNNIFTLTVRMDVGVPYPNMNVKKYHCSVARGGPTNDKEFSLLDAGGTPELHVQNQTVFGYEGGDVDIKCLHRNLSGEKKWCRVDGSCLEAGEVDGMSVETADVAGVFRVTLRNLQEKNSGWYWCSVGQFQMPVHITVSKGTIPHTTSITETTPTTEMSLSTADGVSNSTRNTQKDHIKLVLYCLLGVPLLIISAVICFILKKQKNKRSLGTGRKSNPESSEPEVTYTSLSFKKGSKNATKQEISRQHHTRHQDVTYSSVASQMAGDDVTYSHVSHQNRSIRKAMRYPVADDVTYSAVSQKHAQAGDDVTYSHVSHQNRSIRKAMRYPVADDVTYSAVSQKHPALKSQPMM